In the Flagellimonas sp. HMM57 genome, one interval contains:
- a CDS encoding DMT family transporter has protein sequence MGEQNRKWVYLIVLSIIWGTSYILIKKGLEGFNPIQLGAIRIVMAALFLFIIGFKSIKTISRKEWPWVGVSGIIGSFVPMFLFAFAETEIDSGIASILNSLVPLFTLFIGLFIFGVKFTQNQFIGVAVGLIGAALLIFFGTEINPDQNYWYAGLVVVATICYACNANIIKSKLQDVSPMGIAVGNFLVIFIPGLCILIFSGFLKKEVVSGPYFLSSLGYIILLCILGTCVAKVMFNKLVKISSAVFSVSVTYLIPIVGVFWGIVDGEKFAFRQLLAAVVILIGVYIVNKKKTPQRTSSLKN, from the coding sequence GTGGGAGAACAAAATCGTAAGTGGGTTTATCTTATCGTACTTTCCATAATTTGGGGTACGTCGTATATATTGATAAAGAAAGGATTGGAAGGGTTTAACCCAATTCAATTGGGAGCAATTCGTATAGTTATGGCCGCTCTTTTTCTTTTCATAATAGGATTTAAATCCATAAAGACCATTTCTAGAAAAGAATGGCCATGGGTTGGGGTTTCGGGTATTATAGGGAGTTTTGTGCCTATGTTTTTATTTGCTTTTGCAGAAACGGAAATTGACAGCGGTATTGCCTCTATCTTAAACTCGTTAGTTCCACTTTTTACACTGTTCATAGGACTGTTTATTTTTGGTGTAAAATTTACCCAAAATCAATTTATAGGAGTTGCCGTAGGTTTGATAGGAGCGGCACTTCTCATTTTTTTTGGCACCGAAATAAACCCTGACCAAAACTATTGGTATGCAGGATTGGTCGTTGTAGCCACTATTTGTTATGCGTGCAATGCAAACATCATTAAAAGTAAATTGCAGGATGTATCGCCTATGGGAATTGCAGTAGGTAACTTTTTGGTCATTTTTATTCCCGGACTTTGTATTCTGATCTTTTCAGGTTTTTTAAAGAAAGAGGTGGTTTCTGGCCCTTATTTTCTAAGTTCTCTGGGGTATATTATTTTGCTATGTATTTTGGGCACTTGTGTTGCAAAGGTCATGTTCAATAAGCTGGTTAAAATTTCTTCTGCGGTCTTTTCCGTGTCCGTTACTTATTTGATTCCGATAGTAGGTGTCTTTTGGGGTATCGTCGATGGAGAAAAATTTGCGTTTAGGCAATTGCTTGCAGCTGTGGTAATTTTGATAGGGGTTTATATCGTAAACAAAAAAAAGACGCCACAAAGGACGTCTTCTCTTAAAAATTAA
- a CDS encoding insulinase family protein yields MKKYIIFSLLSFFMTVSYAQIDRSKQPKPGPAPKINLKEPVRFDLNNGLKVMVVENHKLPRVSIQLTLDNPPILQGDKAGVSDLTASLLGKGSKSIPKDDFYEEVDFLGANINIGDQSAFASCLSKYFPRILELMADAALNPNFTQEEFDKEKDKLITGIKSEEKDVSAIANRVQLALAYGKNHPYGEMTTEETVNNVSLQDVEQYYRNNFVPANAYLVVLGDVELDKVKELVTTYFTPWSKATPPSFSYTKPTDAQYTQINFVDMPNAVQSEVSVQNITNLKMKDEDYLDALLANRILGGGSQARLFKNLREDKGYTYGSYSSIRDNKYSVMRFSAFAQVRNAVTDSSVVQILEEIDKIVNEPVTNEELANAKAKYAGSFVMALEKPETIANYALNIETEDLPKDFYKTYLERIEAVTIADVQKAAQKHLSTDNTRIVVTGKGSEVLENLEKVEFKGKAVPTLFYDVYATKTEKPDYEADVPEGITVEAILEKYIAAIGGKEKLEGVSSYAMLAEAEMQGMKLELEMKKTTKDQFMQDVKVMGNSMQKQVLDGDKGYMVAQGQRKDLSPEEVTRIKEESAAFPELNYLSAGNITLEGVEPVSGKKAYKLKITDKKSSFYDMETGLKLQEVNTEEVQGQQMMNTLEYSDYKEVSGIKFPFKLSQTMGPQNFEFIVKEIKVNEGVSASDFE; encoded by the coding sequence ATGAAAAAGTATATCATTTTTTCTTTACTGTCCTTTTTCATGACAGTATCGTACGCACAAATAGATAGGTCCAAACAACCAAAACCGGGTCCTGCACCAAAAATCAACTTAAAAGAACCTGTTCGTTTTGATCTTAACAACGGTCTTAAGGTCATGGTCGTAGAGAATCATAAACTCCCACGGGTTTCCATACAACTGACTTTGGACAACCCCCCTATTCTACAGGGTGACAAAGCCGGGGTTTCGGACTTGACCGCTAGCTTGCTAGGTAAAGGGTCAAAATCCATTCCTAAAGACGATTTTTATGAAGAAGTGGATTTCTTGGGAGCAAACATTAACATTGGCGACCAAAGTGCCTTTGCAAGCTGTCTTTCTAAATATTTCCCAAGAATTTTGGAGCTTATGGCCGATGCCGCCTTGAACCCAAACTTTACACAAGAGGAGTTTGATAAAGAGAAAGATAAGCTTATCACAGGAATAAAATCTGAAGAAAAAGACGTTTCTGCAATTGCGAATAGAGTACAATTAGCCTTGGCCTATGGCAAAAATCATCCTTATGGCGAAATGACCACAGAGGAAACCGTAAACAATGTATCATTACAAGATGTAGAACAGTACTACCGTAATAATTTTGTGCCTGCAAATGCCTATTTGGTCGTTTTAGGGGATGTGGAACTTGATAAGGTAAAGGAGCTAGTAACTACCTATTTTACGCCATGGTCCAAAGCTACCCCACCATCCTTTAGTTACACAAAACCTACCGATGCGCAATATACCCAGATAAATTTTGTGGATATGCCCAATGCGGTACAATCCGAAGTATCCGTTCAAAACATTACGAATCTAAAAATGAAGGATGAGGATTATCTTGATGCCCTTTTGGCCAATAGAATCCTTGGAGGAGGTTCGCAAGCAAGGTTGTTCAAAAATCTTAGGGAAGACAAAGGCTATACATATGGTTCGTATTCGTCCATAAGGGACAACAAATACAGCGTAATGCGATTCTCCGCATTTGCACAAGTACGGAATGCCGTAACAGATAGCTCAGTAGTCCAAATTTTAGAAGAAATAGACAAAATAGTAAATGAGCCCGTTACCAATGAAGAACTTGCAAATGCCAAAGCAAAATACGCAGGAAGTTTCGTCATGGCTTTAGAAAAACCAGAAACTATTGCCAATTATGCATTAAATATAGAAACTGAGGATTTACCAAAAGATTTCTACAAAACATATTTAGAAAGGATTGAAGCAGTCACCATTGCCGATGTGCAAAAAGCGGCACAAAAACATCTTTCTACAGATAACACAAGAATAGTAGTTACCGGAAAAGGAAGCGAAGTTTTGGAAAATCTTGAAAAGGTAGAATTCAAAGGCAAAGCCGTTCCCACTCTATTTTATGATGTATATGCGACCAAAACGGAGAAACCAGATTATGAAGCTGATGTTCCAGAAGGGATCACCGTAGAAGCTATCTTAGAAAAATATATAGCGGCCATAGGTGGAAAAGAGAAATTGGAAGGTGTTAGCTCATACGCAATGCTCGCAGAAGCAGAAATGCAAGGAATGAAGTTGGAACTTGAAATGAAGAAAACCACCAAGGACCAGTTTATGCAAGACGTAAAAGTGATGGGCAATTCCATGCAAAAACAAGTTCTCGATGGAGACAAAGGCTATATGGTAGCCCAAGGTCAGAGAAAAGACCTTTCTCCCGAAGAAGTTACCAGAATTAAAGAAGAATCCGCTGCCTTTCCAGAGCTTAATTATTTGTCTGCTGGAAACATAACTTTGGAAGGTGTGGAGCCGGTAAGTGGGAAAAAAGCGTACAAGCTTAAGATAACGGATAAAAAATCTTCTTTTTATGATATGGAAACTGGCTTAAAACTTCAGGAAGTGAATACAGAAGAGGTACAAGGACAGCAAATGATGAATACGCTAGAATATAGTGACTACAAAGAAGTATCTGGCATTAAATTTCCATTCAAGCTATCCCAGACCATGGGGCCTCAAAATTTTGAGTTTATTGTAAAGGAAATCAAAGTAAACGAGGGGGTTTCCGCTTCGGATTTTGAATAA
- a CDS encoding pitrilysin family protein produces MKRHLLSTLFVLVVGNFLVAQEVSFEEYKLDNGLHVILHQDNSAPVVTTAVMYHVGSKDEDPQKTGFAHFFEHLLFEGTKNIKRGEWDKIVSSNGGSGNANTFLDRTYYYETFPSNSLETGLWLESERLLHPVIEQIGVDTQKEVVQEERRLRVDNSPYGAFFEVLLKNLYTKHPYRWGVIGSLEHIASATLDDFKNFNKIYYVPNNAVLVVAGDIEKEKTKKMISDYFGPIPKGAEIKRNTIVEDPITTTKQAKYYDPNIQIPAILLAYRTPGQAERDAYVIDMISTYLSDGESSKLYKKLVDEKKMALQIFSVPITAEDYSSYVVGALPVGENSIQDLKNEIDEEILKVQMELISERDYQKLQNKFENRFVNANSSIEGIANSLAENYMLRDDTNLINTEIDIYRSITREEIMEVAKKYLKVNQRVELEYLPEQKEAN; encoded by the coding sequence ATGAAAAGACATTTACTATCAACACTTTTTGTGCTTGTTGTGGGTAATTTTCTTGTAGCGCAAGAAGTCAGCTTTGAAGAGTACAAACTTGACAACGGCTTACATGTTATTCTACATCAAGATAATTCTGCTCCCGTAGTAACCACAGCAGTAATGTACCATGTAGGATCCAAAGATGAAGATCCTCAGAAAACAGGATTTGCCCATTTTTTTGAGCACCTTCTTTTCGAAGGGACCAAGAATATTAAGCGTGGGGAATGGGACAAAATAGTTTCATCAAACGGCGGTAGCGGAAATGCAAACACCTTTCTTGACCGTACCTACTATTATGAAACTTTTCCATCCAATAGCCTAGAAACAGGACTTTGGTTAGAATCCGAAAGACTACTTCATCCCGTTATAGAACAAATTGGGGTGGATACGCAAAAGGAAGTAGTGCAAGAAGAACGAAGACTTAGGGTCGATAACTCTCCCTACGGCGCCTTTTTTGAAGTGCTCCTCAAAAATTTATATACCAAACATCCTTACAGGTGGGGCGTAATCGGTTCCTTGGAACACATAGCAAGTGCAACGTTAGACGATTTTAAAAACTTCAATAAAATCTACTATGTTCCAAACAATGCAGTGCTAGTGGTAGCTGGGGATATTGAAAAGGAAAAGACCAAAAAAATGATTTCCGATTATTTTGGTCCAATTCCCAAGGGAGCGGAAATAAAGAGAAATACTATTGTTGAAGATCCTATAACCACAACTAAACAGGCTAAATATTACGACCCAAATATTCAGATTCCAGCTATTTTGCTCGCATACAGGACTCCAGGGCAAGCCGAAAGGGATGCTTATGTCATTGACATGATATCAACGTATTTAAGTGATGGAGAAAGTTCCAAGCTCTATAAAAAATTGGTTGATGAGAAGAAAATGGCACTTCAGATATTTTCCGTGCCAATCACTGCTGAGGATTATAGTTCTTATGTAGTAGGTGCACTGCCTGTAGGAGAGAATTCAATCCAAGATCTTAAAAACGAAATAGATGAAGAAATTTTGAAAGTACAAATGGAGTTGATTTCAGAAAGAGACTATCAAAAACTTCAGAATAAATTTGAAAATAGGTTCGTAAATGCCAATAGCAGTATTGAAGGCATTGCCAATTCTCTAGCAGAAAACTACATGTTAAGAGACGATACTAATCTCATCAATACAGAAATAGATATTTACCGCTCCATTACAAGAGAGGAAATTATGGAAGTTGCCAAAAAGTACTTAAAGGTAAACCAAAGGGTGGAGTTAGAATATTTGCCAGAACAAAAAGAAGCTAATTAA
- a CDS encoding DUF4199 domain-containing protein: protein MKNLTLPIRFGIVTSASLIAYFLILSLLGKHTNVFYSLFNGFITGFGIYETIKYTKLRLGKDFSYGKGFTAGITTGFIATLLFTIFFALYSTELNPEFLNELSAVWAKDYANFEGIVFFTVAIMGFATALVLTLSFMQLFKTSNNPKK, encoded by the coding sequence ATGAAAAATTTAACCCTGCCAATTCGTTTTGGAATAGTTACGAGCGCAAGTTTGATAGCGTATTTTTTAATATTATCCTTGTTGGGAAAACATACCAATGTTTTTTATAGTCTCTTTAATGGATTTATTACTGGCTTTGGGATTTATGAAACCATTAAATATACAAAGTTGAGGTTGGGAAAAGATTTCTCGTACGGAAAAGGCTTTACCGCGGGTATAACTACAGGCTTTATCGCTACACTATTGTTTACCATTTTTTTTGCATTGTATTCCACAGAGCTGAATCCTGAATTTCTCAATGAGCTTTCAGCGGTATGGGCAAAAGATTATGCCAATTTCGAAGGTATTGTTTTCTTTACTGTTGCCATAATGGGATTTGCCACGGCCTTGGTTTTGACGCTCTCTTTCATGCAACTTTTCAAAACCTCCAATAATCCTAAAAAATAA
- the rplU gene encoding 50S ribosomal protein L21: MYAIVEMAGQQFKVAKDQKVYVHRLQTEEGKKVTFDKVLLLDDAGDVTIGAPVIEGAAVEAKVVKHLKGDKVIVFKKKRRKGYRVKNGHRQSLTEIVVENIVAKGAKKAAPAKAKAEKPAAEPKKAKETKVEAPKKEAPKKTEDLSAKTVAELKEMAKAKGISGISSMKKAELIEALTK, encoded by the coding sequence ATGTACGCAATTGTAGAGATGGCAGGGCAGCAGTTTAAAGTTGCAAAAGACCAGAAAGTGTACGTTCACCGTTTGCAAACAGAAGAAGGTAAAAAAGTCACTTTTGACAAGGTACTTCTTTTGGACGATGCAGGTGACGTAACCATTGGCGCCCCGGTCATAGAAGGTGCGGCTGTTGAGGCCAAGGTAGTAAAACACCTTAAAGGAGATAAAGTAATCGTCTTTAAAAAGAAAAGACGTAAAGGATACCGTGTAAAAAACGGACACAGACAGTCTTTAACAGAGATTGTAGTAGAGAACATTGTGGCCAAAGGTGCTAAAAAAGCTGCCCCTGCAAAAGCAAAAGCAGAAAAACCAGCTGCTGAGCCAAAGAAAGCTAAAGAAACCAAGGTGGAAGCCCCAAAAAAGGAAGCTCCCAAGAAGACTGAGGATTTGAGTGCTAAAACGGTAGCTGAATTGAAAGAAATGGCCAAGGCTAAAGGAATCTCTGGAATTTCTTCCATGAAGAAAGCAGAGTTGATAGAAGCCTTAACAAAATAA
- the rpmA gene encoding 50S ribosomal protein L27, whose product MAHKKGVGSSKNGRESESKRLGVKIFGGQAAVAGNIIVRQRGTKHNPGENVYLGKDHTLHARVDGIVKFQKKAGGKSFVSIEPFEA is encoded by the coding sequence ATGGCACATAAGAAAGGTGTAGGTAGTTCAAAAAACGGTAGAGAATCAGAATCGAAACGATTAGGAGTCAAGATTTTTGGTGGACAAGCTGCCGTTGCTGGTAACATCATTGTTAGACAACGTGGTACCAAGCACAATCCGGGTGAAAACGTATATTTAGGTAAAGATCATACACTGCATGCACGAGTAGACGGTATTGTAAAATTTCAGAAAAAAGCCGGTGGAAAATCTTTTGTTTCCATTGAGCCATTCGAAGCTTAA
- a CDS encoding tetratricopeptide repeat protein — protein sequence MFFVHLAGYGQQSEVDFSIERKSDSVFLHLQQRLEESKLNRVSSRTIAQDYLVLGEYYHTLRLSSEAIGQFNQALQIIGTDSNHKLYILLNNSIGKVYLSLNNFELAEQYFTDTMKVSSELGFQNEQAESKSLLGACYEKNGQYDKALQYQEESLLLFEALNDKDGVAMTNENIGSIYEDLEKFDLAYQYFSKAYDYLRDSDSDKEINVLNNLGDVYRKTGNYESALAQTYKALNLAIRLNNRHQRESAHNDLSKTYALMGDFEQAHAQLKETDRINNDILKDRNTDQLHMFQTIYETNKKEAQIQLLKEQNKVSTAKQNLLWVALFAIAAILTILYSYLGRKRKAKIKIQEYKQRMLKAELDKKEIQEQNLQREVQLKAASLSRYSLHLSQKNKILLDLSNTLRNIVSRQNMNTHGKIKQLVKEIDINLKQENEWDEFMNFFKEIHPEFIKKLSSLSQSNLSPAELRLGMLLRLNLSSKEIATILRVTPDSVRVARYRLRKKLPIDQKEELVNFMIEL from the coding sequence TTGTTTTTTGTTCATCTTGCTGGTTATGGCCAACAAAGTGAAGTTGACTTTTCTATAGAGAGAAAATCAGATTCAGTTTTTCTTCATTTACAGCAGCGGTTAGAAGAATCAAAACTTAACCGAGTATCATCTCGAACAATAGCCCAAGATTATTTAGTACTGGGGGAGTACTACCATACGTTAAGGCTTTCTTCAGAAGCCATTGGTCAATTTAACCAAGCGTTGCAAATTATAGGTACTGATTCTAACCATAAACTTTACATCTTATTGAATAACAGCATTGGAAAAGTATACCTATCGCTGAACAATTTTGAACTGGCAGAACAGTATTTTACGGATACTATGAAAGTTTCCTCGGAATTGGGCTTTCAAAATGAACAAGCTGAATCCAAAAGTTTATTGGGCGCTTGTTATGAAAAAAATGGACAGTATGATAAAGCACTACAATATCAAGAGGAGAGCTTGTTGTTGTTTGAAGCACTGAACGATAAAGATGGAGTTGCCATGACCAATGAAAATATTGGAAGTATCTATGAAGATTTAGAAAAATTTGACTTGGCGTACCAATATTTTTCTAAAGCCTATGATTACTTGCGAGATAGCGATTCGGACAAAGAAATCAATGTGCTCAACAACTTGGGCGATGTATACAGAAAAACCGGGAATTACGAGTCTGCCCTTGCTCAAACATATAAAGCTTTGAATCTGGCAATCCGACTAAATAACCGCCATCAAAGGGAAAGCGCACATAATGATTTATCCAAGACCTATGCACTTATGGGGGATTTTGAACAAGCTCATGCACAACTTAAAGAAACTGATAGAATCAATAATGATATCTTAAAAGATCGGAATACCGACCAACTACATATGTTCCAGACGATTTATGAGACCAATAAAAAAGAAGCACAGATACAATTATTGAAGGAACAGAACAAGGTAAGTACGGCCAAACAGAACTTGCTTTGGGTAGCTCTATTTGCAATTGCTGCAATCCTCACTATTCTTTATAGTTATTTGGGAAGAAAACGAAAAGCCAAGATTAAGATCCAGGAATATAAACAGCGAATGTTGAAGGCAGAGTTGGATAAAAAAGAAATTCAGGAGCAAAACCTGCAGCGCGAAGTTCAATTAAAGGCGGCATCCCTATCCAGATATAGTCTTCACCTTTCCCAAAAGAATAAAATATTATTGGATTTATCAAACACACTCAGAAACATAGTTTCTCGGCAAAACATGAACACCCATGGAAAAATAAAACAGCTGGTAAAGGAGATAGACATCAATCTAAAACAAGAAAATGAATGGGATGAGTTTATGAACTTCTTTAAGGAGATACATCCGGAATTCATTAAAAAGCTTTCTTCTTTGTCCCAAAGCAACTTGTCGCCGGCAGAGCTTCGACTGGGAATGTTGTTGCGCCTTAATCTTTCATCAAAAGAAATAGCGACTATTTTAAGGGTGACCCCAGATAGTGTTAGGGTTGCAAGATATCGATTGCGTAAAAAACTACCCATTGACCAAAAAGAAGAATTGGTAAATTTTATGATCGAACTTTAA
- a CDS encoding TonB-dependent receptor, translated as MKLINLKTLSFVTLFMVLALAKSQAQTGNVQGTISDENGIYVPGANVMISELSQGVITDFNGKFTLVGIPEGSYILDISFLGYESIEQEVTVSANETTSVTLTMRPKSLELNEVQVTAYGLSGQAKALNRQKTNMKISNVVSTDQIGKFPDANIGDAVKRIPGITIQVDQGEARNIIVRGLSPQLNSVTLNGSRIPSAEGDNRNIQMDLIPSDMIQTIEVSKAVTPDMEADALGGSVNLVTRTSPQGFRVAATLGSGVNFITNKRIWNGSFLIGDRTKNDKFGWMVAASINDNDFGSDNVEAEWSDEAESPLTEEDIEIDPYVAESDIRTYLVQRVRRSFSANFDYKFDANNSIFLKTMYNWRDDRENRYRLRFNDIEPVFADGTENVIGFEGALSRQTKGGIPGGRIQNTRLEDQRMQNYSLGGDHLFGKLKVNWMVSYASASEDRPNERYAQYEQEDAIAISADLMNPRYPSFRPANAADGALSTFLFDEITEENQFTEEEDMNAFINFELPADFFGQGNGMIKFGGLARLKDKVRDNNFFEFTPLTGGFDSLADVETVNQTDPDFLAGSQYAAGSYFSPALLGSLDLFDTAAFDGSPVPDEFLRANFDVQEDVFAGYLMANQKVSDKLSVLAGLRVENTSITAKGNRILDEEDLIGEVTDESSYTNILPGVHFKYNFSDRTILRLAWTNTLARPNYVDLVPTLDIVNEDEEIFLGNSELDPTTSMNFDVMAEHYFTSVGLVSGGVFYKSIDNFIYTSVFEAQDNSLGENTEGYNIFQPQNGDAASITGLEVSFQRQLDFLPGFAKNFNIFLNYTHITSNAEGIRNEDGDERDDIDLPNTSPNMFNGSLAYSGKRMNLRLSANFSDAYIDEIGGRPFEDRFYDKQFFLDFNAIYAINRNLSVYLDLNNIVNQPLRYYQGVTNRTQQVEFYDRRLTFGLKYDLFKKK; from the coding sequence ATGAAACTGATTAACCTTAAAACACTATCATTTGTAACGCTCTTTATGGTTTTGGCGCTTGCTAAAAGTCAAGCTCAAACAGGAAATGTTCAAGGAACGATCTCTGATGAAAATGGAATCTATGTTCCTGGGGCAAACGTGATGATTTCGGAACTTTCACAAGGGGTCATTACCGATTTTAACGGTAAATTTACGCTAGTAGGAATCCCAGAGGGGAGCTATATATTAGATATTAGCTTTTTAGGATACGAGTCCATTGAACAGGAGGTAACGGTATCGGCCAATGAAACAACATCTGTTACGTTGACCATGCGCCCTAAAAGTCTTGAACTTAACGAAGTTCAGGTTACGGCCTATGGACTTAGCGGACAGGCAAAAGCCTTGAACAGACAAAAGACCAATATGAAGATTTCGAATGTGGTCTCTACGGATCAAATAGGAAAATTTCCGGATGCCAATATTGGTGATGCTGTGAAAAGGATTCCGGGGATCACCATTCAAGTAGATCAGGGAGAGGCACGAAACATTATCGTAAGAGGTCTTTCCCCGCAGTTGAACTCGGTCACTTTGAATGGGAGTAGAATTCCTTCTGCGGAAGGGGATAACCGAAATATTCAAATGGATTTGATTCCTTCGGATATGATTCAGACCATTGAAGTGAGCAAGGCGGTTACACCAGATATGGAGGCCGATGCATTGGGTGGTTCCGTTAACTTGGTGACACGGACATCACCACAAGGATTCAGGGTTGCCGCAACTTTAGGTTCAGGGGTAAATTTCATCACAAATAAAAGAATCTGGAACGGCTCTTTCCTAATTGGCGACAGAACCAAAAATGATAAGTTTGGATGGATGGTCGCCGCATCTATTAATGACAACGATTTTGGTTCTGATAATGTTGAGGCAGAATGGTCCGACGAGGCTGAAAGCCCCTTGACCGAAGAAGATATTGAAATAGATCCCTATGTGGCGGAATCGGACATACGAACTTATTTGGTTCAAAGAGTACGCCGTAGTTTCTCTGCCAATTTTGACTATAAGTTTGATGCGAACAACAGTATTTTTCTTAAGACCATGTATAACTGGCGGGATGATCGTGAAAACAGATATAGATTACGGTTTAATGATATTGAACCTGTATTTGCGGATGGAACAGAAAACGTTATAGGATTCGAAGGCGCCTTGAGCCGACAGACCAAAGGTGGTATCCCAGGTGGTCGTATCCAAAACACCCGTCTCGAAGACCAACGAATGCAAAACTACAGCTTGGGAGGTGACCATCTCTTTGGAAAATTAAAAGTTAACTGGATGGTTTCTTATGCATCGGCTTCTGAAGACAGACCCAACGAGCGGTATGCGCAATACGAACAAGAAGACGCCATAGCTATTTCTGCTGATTTAATGAACCCAAGATACCCTTCGTTCAGACCGGCAAACGCAGCTGATGGAGCGTTGTCTACATTCCTTTTTGATGAAATCACCGAGGAAAACCAATTCACTGAAGAAGAGGACATGAATGCCTTCATCAACTTTGAACTACCAGCCGACTTTTTTGGTCAAGGTAATGGAATGATTAAGTTTGGGGGCCTCGCACGATTGAAGGATAAAGTACGCGACAATAACTTTTTTGAGTTTACACCCCTGACAGGTGGATTTGATAGCTTAGCCGATGTAGAAACTGTAAATCAAACGGACCCTGACTTTTTAGCAGGAAGTCAATATGCTGCGGGAAGCTACTTTTCACCGGCACTTTTGGGAAGTCTTGATCTTTTTGATACTGCAGCTTTTGATGGTTCCCCGGTTCCTGATGAATTTCTAAGAGCTAATTTTGATGTTCAGGAAGATGTTTTTGCGGGGTATCTTATGGCCAACCAAAAGGTATCGGATAAGTTGAGCGTACTTGCTGGGTTACGAGTTGAAAATACCAGTATTACTGCAAAGGGAAATCGAATTCTAGATGAAGAAGACTTGATCGGCGAGGTTACGGATGAAAGTTCGTATACCAATATACTTCCAGGCGTGCACTTTAAATATAATTTCTCCGACCGAACCATTTTGCGTTTAGCTTGGACCAATACGTTGGCCAGGCCCAATTATGTTGATTTGGTTCCTACTCTGGATATTGTCAATGAAGACGAAGAGATTTTTCTTGGCAACTCAGAACTGGACCCGACCACATCCATGAACTTTGATGTAATGGCAGAACACTATTTTACATCTGTAGGTTTGGTGTCTGGAGGTGTGTTCTACAAAAGTATCGATAACTTCATTTATACTTCTGTTTTTGAAGCACAGGATAATAGCTTGGGAGAAAATACTGAAGGCTATAACATCTTTCAACCTCAAAATGGAGATGCTGCATCGATCACTGGATTGGAAGTTTCTTTTCAACGTCAATTGGACTTCTTGCCAGGGTTTGCAAAAAACTTCAATATTTTCTTGAACTATACCCATATTACTTCAAACGCTGAAGGTATTCGCAACGAAGATGGAGATGAGCGGGATGATATCGACCTCCCCAACACTTCACCCAATATGTTCAATGGTTCTTTGGCCTATTCGGGTAAACGAATGAACCTACGCTTGTCTGCCAATTTTTCCGATGCTTATATTGATGAAATTGGAGGTAGACCTTTTGAAGATCGTTTTTATGACAAGCAATTTTTCCTTGATTTCAATGCAATCTATGCCATCAATAGAAATCTAAGTGTTTATTTGGACCTCAATAATATTGTCAACCAACCGCTGCGTTATTACCAAGGGGTTACCAATCGAACACAACAAGTAGAATTTTACGATAGAAGACTGACCTTTGGGTTAAAATACGATTTGTTCAAGAAAAAATAA